From a single Trichocoleus desertorum ATA4-8-CV12 genomic region:
- a CDS encoding alpha/beta hydrolase produces MTIGNSGWHHRFVETNHIRLHCVMQGEGDLVVLLHGFPEFWYSWRYQIPVLARHFKVVVPDLRGYNDSDKPEHGYDLNTLSADIRGLIEGLGYARAHVVGHDWGGVIAWHLAQKFPHYLNRLAILNAPHPQRFVQELVSNWDQIRRSWYFLAFQVPGLPEWLIQQNLKSFVQDFFRGQAIRKGAFTAEDAQMYEAALRKPGVLSAAINYHRQLFSLQSLLRQWQRSPEPITVPTLVLWGEEDALLSPKLTEGLEQFMAAPFKLKFVPHCGHWTQQEAPQTVNRELLNFLQQ; encoded by the coding sequence ATGACAATTGGGAATTCTGGTTGGCATCACCGTTTTGTGGAGACAAACCACATTCGATTACACTGTGTGATGCAAGGAGAAGGCGACCTAGTAGTGTTACTACATGGTTTTCCTGAATTCTGGTATTCTTGGCGCTACCAAATTCCAGTGTTAGCCCGTCATTTCAAAGTCGTGGTGCCTGACCTGAGGGGCTATAACGATTCGGACAAGCCAGAGCATGGCTATGACCTAAATACCCTAAGTGCCGATATTCGGGGTCTAATAGAAGGTTTGGGTTACGCCCGAGCGCATGTAGTGGGCCATGATTGGGGAGGAGTAATTGCTTGGCATTTAGCGCAAAAATTTCCTCACTATCTCAATCGTTTAGCAATTTTGAATGCTCCGCATCCGCAACGATTTGTTCAAGAGTTAGTCAGTAATTGGGATCAGATTCGGCGCAGCTGGTATTTTCTCGCGTTTCAGGTACCGGGCTTGCCAGAGTGGCTAATTCAGCAGAATTTGAAAAGTTTTGTGCAAGACTTTTTTCGGGGGCAGGCAATCCGCAAAGGAGCCTTTACGGCTGAGGATGCCCAAATGTATGAAGCGGCATTGAGAAAGCCTGGTGTGTTGTCGGCTGCTATAAACTACCATCGGCAACTGTTTTCGCTCCAGAGCTTGCTTCGCCAGTGGCAGCGATCGCCAGAACCGATTACGGTGCCTACCCTAGTTCTTTGGGGCGAAGAGGATGCACTGTTAAGCCCAAAGCTCACTGAAGGACTCGAACAGTTTATGGCAGCGCCGTTTAAGCTGAAGTTTGTGCCTCATTGTGGTCATTGGACTCAGCAAGAAGCGCCTCAAACTGTCAATCGTGAACTGTTAAACTTTCTCCAGCAGTAG
- a CDS encoding DUF1815 family protein produces the protein MFLRLAEQHRQFVQDLVMSLQALATVLENRGYLASCYTCGGQMNSASFMVSLGDNHLIRFLVSDYGITWTEMRDDRELMKLEGAEAISQLQELANLVKYQIKPAEYRPAVAHPA, from the coding sequence GTGTTTTTAAGACTTGCAGAACAGCACCGTCAATTTGTCCAGGACTTGGTTATGAGCCTACAAGCCCTGGCTACTGTATTAGAAAACCGAGGGTATTTAGCTTCTTGCTATACCTGCGGTGGTCAAATGAATAGTGCCTCTTTTATGGTGAGCTTGGGAGACAACCACCTAATCCGGTTTTTAGTCTCTGATTACGGGATTACCTGGACTGAGATGCGGGATGACCGTGAACTGATGAAGCTAGAGGGCGCTGAAGCAATTAGTCAGTTGCAAGAGCTAGCAAATTTGGTCAAGTACCAGATCAAACCCGCAGAATATCGCCCTGCCGTAGCTCACCCAGCTTAA
- a CDS encoding DUF2839 domain-containing protein produces the protein MGEAKRRKEALGEKYGQEPSILSKLTLTKKQSGQFVKWSIQGAWIGIGLLVAYWVTVRFVGPSLGWWQVN, from the coding sequence ATGGGTGAAGCAAAACGTCGTAAAGAGGCATTAGGAGAAAAATACGGTCAAGAACCCAGTATTCTCTCCAAACTAACCCTTACCAAGAAGCAGTCAGGGCAATTTGTCAAATGGAGTATTCAAGGAGCCTGGATTGGTATTGGGCTGCTTGTGGCTTACTGGGTAACCGTCCGTTTCGTTGGCCCTAGTTTGGGCTGGTGGCAAGTTAACTAA
- a CDS encoding ATP-dependent DNA helicase — protein MIEVEVHQQLRAFLREQGEPYWPHHLTMGRLVARALRLGRSALIQAGAPSGSHARYRLSYLVPLLIWPGAAVLAVPEEVQQRLLMVEIPRLRQWIQTHKPIRTGDRWPGPDFEGLLLTTPEQWLSDRLGDQSRFPEGIPTILDGVDDLEAWAQHQLTAQLAPSHWNDLMLARPDLTETIRDVRVQLTRAIFQHPANPYECYLIEPEEREILETLFQQLSAGQLTDPDAFSQPLPAPDESNTTPPLPGLPDAWNYFWERLQNPDQLVWTTIDRQHGQFSLYCGPIDVAPALEKIWPQQPVVLIGGALDLAPEAPIYRQRLGLKDLTCLKFAPDRQSELIQLYLPDGLPMPNTPQFQAALVQEVRALLNVSLTAPGLAVLLVGDVPLKAQIGSILAGEFGSRVQVEKTCLDDNGILVTGWEFWRQYQHVLPAPHLLAIATLPIPSLEHPLVAGRVAYYKRLRQDWFRLYLLPTALSELQRAIAPARERQGVVALLDNRVLHRSYGHQVLAALSPLARINYLDPTLFNQSDYSVLD, from the coding sequence GTGATTGAAGTAGAAGTCCACCAGCAACTCCGTGCTTTCCTACGAGAACAGGGTGAGCCCTACTGGCCCCATCACTTAACGATGGGACGCTTGGTGGCGCGAGCTTTAAGGCTAGGCCGTAGTGCCTTGATTCAAGCGGGTGCTCCTTCGGGTAGCCACGCTCGCTATCGTCTGAGCTACTTAGTACCGTTGCTGATTTGGCCCGGTGCAGCCGTATTGGCGGTACCCGAAGAAGTGCAGCAGCGCCTTCTTATGGTCGAGATTCCTAGACTCCGCCAGTGGATTCAAACCCATAAACCGATTCGAACGGGCGATCGCTGGCCTGGGCCAGATTTTGAAGGATTGCTCTTAACCACACCTGAACAATGGCTGAGCGATCGCTTGGGTGATCAAAGCCGCTTTCCTGAAGGAATTCCGACCATTTTGGATGGGGTGGATGACCTAGAAGCTTGGGCACAGCACCAACTTACAGCTCAGTTAGCGCCGAGTCATTGGAATGACTTGATGCTGGCTCGCCCTGACTTAACCGAAACCATTCGAGATGTGCGAGTGCAACTCACGCGAGCCATCTTTCAGCATCCCGCCAATCCTTACGAGTGTTACTTAATTGAGCCTGAAGAACGAGAAATCTTAGAGACTTTGTTTCAGCAGTTGAGCGCAGGTCAACTAACAGATCCCGACGCATTCTCTCAGCCACTGCCAGCCCCAGATGAGTCAAACACTACACCCCCTTTACCTGGCTTGCCGGACGCTTGGAACTACTTCTGGGAGCGCTTGCAGAACCCCGATCAACTGGTCTGGACGACGATCGATCGCCAGCATGGTCAATTCTCTTTATACTGTGGCCCCATTGATGTTGCGCCTGCGCTAGAGAAGATCTGGCCGCAGCAGCCTGTAGTCCTAATTGGTGGGGCGCTGGATTTAGCGCCAGAAGCTCCAATCTATCGGCAGCGGTTGGGGCTCAAAGATTTGACTTGCCTCAAATTTGCGCCCGATCGCCAAAGCGAACTCATTCAACTGTACTTACCCGATGGGCTACCCATGCCCAACACACCCCAGTTCCAGGCCGCTTTGGTACAAGAAGTACGGGCTTTGTTAAATGTTAGTCTCACTGCTCCAGGGTTAGCCGTATTGTTGGTGGGAGATGTGCCGCTAAAGGCTCAGATTGGTTCCATTCTGGCAGGTGAGTTTGGCTCTAGAGTCCAGGTCGAAAAAACTTGCCTGGACGACAACGGCATTCTCGTCACCGGATGGGAGTTTTGGCGGCAGTACCAGCATGTTTTACCTGCACCCCATTTATTAGCGATCGCTACCCTACCCATCCCTTCTCTAGAGCATCCCCTCGTAGCAGGCCGAGTGGCTTACTATAAACGACTGCGCCAAGATTGGTTTCGACTCTACCTATTGCCCACTGCATTGAGTGAGTTGCAACGTGCGATCGCCCCAGCCAGAGAGCGTCAAGGAGTTGTGGCACTACTAGATAACCGAGTTTTACATCGCAGCTACGGACATCAAGTGTTAGCAGCCTTAAGCCCCTTAGCCCGAATAAACTATCTCGATCCAACCTTATTCAACCAGTCTGACTATTCGGTTTTAGACTGA